The following is a genomic window from Campylobacter concisus.
CTAAGATGAGGCATTTTTTGACGCTAAATGACTTTATCAAAGATGAAATCGAGCAGATGATAAATTTAGCCCGCAAGATCAAAAAAGAGGCGAAGGCTAGAGAATTTAAGCCATATCTTAAAGACCAAAAGCTTGCGATGATATTTGAAAAAAGCTCAACTAGAACTAGAGTGAGCTTTGATGTGGGCATGCATGAGCTTGGCGGATATGCGCTATTTTTAAGCAAAAATGATATACAAATAGGCCGCGGCGAGCCAATCCGTGACACCGCTAGAGTGATCAGCAGGATGTGCGACATGGCTATGCTAAGGGTTGATAAGCACGAAACGTTAGAGGAGTTTGCTAAATTTTCAAGCGTGCCAGTGATAAACGGACTAAGTGATAAATTTCACCCAGTGCAGCTAATGGCAGATTATCTTACTATGCTAGAATTTAGTGCAGGCGATAAAGTCGCATACGTAGGGGATGGTAACAACATGACTCACTCTTGGCTCATGCTAGCTAGCAAACTAGGACT
Proteins encoded in this region:
- the argF gene encoding ornithine carbamoyltransferase yields the protein MRHFLTLNDFIKDEIEQMINLARKIKKEAKAREFKPYLKDQKLAMIFEKSSTRTRVSFDVGMHELGGYALFLSKNDIQIGRGEPIRDTARVISRMCDMAMLRVDKHETLEEFAKFSSVPVINGLSDKFHPVQLMADYLTMLEFSAGDKVAYVGDGNNMTHSWLMLASKLGLKLRVATPKGYEVDAEILKIANENAKISGAKIFITNDIKEAVDGADVVTTDTWVSMGQEAEKEKRLKDFAGYCVDENLMSLAKKDAIFLHCLPAYRGYEVSETVFEKHADEIFSEAENRLHAQKGVMVWLDEKRR